From one Acidobacteriota bacterium genomic stretch:
- a CDS encoding EcsC family protein, with amino-acid sequence MRKNKDKALRASRKEEGGFTSRIASLFSKFLGLSPREMARFGGRKRIFTAFKKEFPRLERFSDIRKKITPDERRSFSLRYLRSHRLLGAACGAGFGSFGISLAPLEEYSLALLRLRLASSIAYSFGYDLSRPEERGFLVQAMASPSGRKPIKPASLRYIMTSLARRVISLVVRDEARSARVKRMLTKIGLNLTERRMLAFIPLFGAVVSAGFNYREMERTALS; translated from the coding sequence ATGAGAAAGAACAAGGATAAAGCCCTTCGAGCATCCCGAAAAGAGGAGGGTGGTTTTACTTCGAGGATCGCTTCCCTTTTTTCTAAATTCCTCGGGTTGAGCCCCCGAGAGATGGCTCGCTTTGGCGGTAGAAAGAGGATATTCACCGCTTTTAAGAAGGAGTTTCCCCGGCTTGAGCGGTTTTCCGATATAAGGAAGAAGATCACCCCTGATGAGCGGAGGTCCTTTTCTCTCCGCTATCTTCGCTCTCATAGGTTGCTCGGTGCTGCCTGTGGTGCCGGCTTCGGGTCTTTTGGGATCTCCCTTGCTCCTTTGGAGGAGTATTCCCTCGCCCTCCTCCGTCTCAGGCTGGCGAGCTCTATCGCTTACTCCTTTGGATATGACCTTTCCCGCCCTGAAGAGCGGGGATTCCTGGTACAGGCGATGGCTTCCCCTTCTGGGAGAAAACCGATAAAGCCTGCTTCCCTCAGGTATATAATGACAAGTTTGGCGCGGAGGGTCATCTCCCTTGTGGTGAGGGATGAGGCCCGGTCGGCTCGGGTGAAGAGGATGTTAACGAAGATCGGGCTTAACCTTACCGAAAGGAGGATGCTTGCCTTCATTCCCCTCTTCGGGGCGGTGGTCTCTGCCGGTTTCAATTACCGGGAGATGGAAAGAACCGCTTTATC